The Bubalus bubalis isolate 160015118507 breed Murrah chromosome 1, NDDB_SH_1, whole genome shotgun sequence genome includes a region encoding these proteins:
- the CSTA gene encoding cystatin-A, whose product MIPGGLTEAKPATPEIQEIANTVKPQLEEKTNEKYEEFTAIEYKTQVVAGINYYIKIRTGDNRYVHIKVFKSLPQQSHSLILTGYQVDKTKDDELAGF is encoded by the exons ATGATCCCTGGAGGTTTAACTGAAGCCAAACCTGCCACTCCAGAAATCCAGGAGATTGCTAACACG GTTAAACCACAGcttgaagaaaaaacaaatgagaagtATGAAGAATTTACAGCTATAGAATATAAAACTCAAGTGGTTGCTGGAATAAATTACTACATTAAG ATACGAACAGGTGATAATCGTTATGTTCACATTAAAGTATTcaaaagccttcctcaacaaAGTCATTCTTTGATACTTACTGGCTACCAAGTTGACAAAACCAAGGATGATGAGCTGGCCGGCTTCTAG